Within the Dermacentor silvarum isolate Dsil-2018 chromosome 8, BIME_Dsil_1.4, whole genome shotgun sequence genome, the region cgaggccccgcccctgcacggatttgttgtgaaaacagtcgcactcGTCGAAGCCGAGAGACCCTTGTTGTTGAGAGCCGTAAATAAACCTCGTTGAGCGTCGACGCCGCGTGCCGGCAGCCGGTGCAAAAATCCGTCTAAAATCGGTTCCTTGAGGTTGAGCCTTAAAACTTGCAAGATATATTATTTAATTCATATATTTTTATTTGATGTGCAACCAGGAACATCCTGCAGTTCTTCGACTAACGCGCTATATGATGACGTGCACTTCAGAGGCGGCGCCCTCTCGTTTATTGGCCGCGTCATCCCCTTCCACCTCCTGATTGGGAGCAGCAGTGACGCAAGCGGCGAAGCGAACCGTTCGCTTTCCGAACCcttataagattccgcccctaGGTACCACCCTACCcgaggtgagggggggggggaaggcaaaCACTAACTAGAAAGTctatgtgaaaaagaaaaaaaaatgtttgaaaacttttAATCGAAATACTGTCCATACGAGTAAACATTcagtttcaaatatttttgctgtaatTAAACAacaaatgcattttttttaaatttcacaaACTCTTAGCTCGTTCTTGGTGACCCgtaccaaccagtgattctggcgcaaggcTGTGCAAGCCAGCTATCATTGCGCAATGGTGTTGCTCACTTTATAGGTATGTTTATGAACATAAACAGGAGTATCGAAAACGCATGTAGGCCCATTTGTCTCTCTACTCTTTCAATGAGCTGTACCATGCCCCGTAATCCCAGATTTTTTATCCTTTCCGCCCTTGACGATGACACACGAAAAGCGGTAAAGAGTTTTTtcgctatagcaattatatggacactaggCGCATCTTCAGGCGTTGCTGTCGTCGGcgtcgtgaggttctgtataaagtcaaCCGGCGATGATATCGTCGCCGTGCGCCTTATgctatgtgtgcgagtgaaagcgtgcgagggtgagccggcgatcgcggcacAATCGCGCGCATGCAAAAGCGGGAAGAAAGAACAGTCTTCCAGTCACGCGCAATGCTTCGGAGGGAGGTAGGGAAGGGGGTGGGGGTCACATTCTACTCCGCGCGACCCGAGAGACAGCGCGCGTCCGCCGAGCCCCAAGGCTCCAGGGAGAGGTTAGGAGTAGGAAGGGGAGGGGGTGTCTACGctgggcggctgtatcttgaaaaccatctgcggtgggggcagagtcctcccttcgctgtgttttcgcggcttagttcgcgctgatgcgaggggcggcacgaaggccaattcgctcgctgctgccgccgcgcttactaCTACAGCGTTCGGACAGCGAGTtccaagtgccccccccccccccccccccagcttgGGCACTTTGAAAACGCTGCATGGCAAAAAATATCAATGAAATTATTGATGCTGACTATGTTATGTATTGCATACATTCTCTTTGCGACATATGTATCACCCATCCCTTGCCacgcatttattttttctttctacaATGTTGCACGGCACAATTCACGCCATTGCCCAAAGCACTTCATTGAGGTTCTTGTAAACAAATGCGGACTGATTGGCTGGATGTCACACAAAGCAGTGTTTCCTATAAATTTTACCATTCAAAAGGTGGAATGCAATAATTGCCGATTGCTTATCATACTTGTGCTGGTCTGAAGCAAGTACTGCAAGCAATACTGCACACCATGCTATTATGTTGAGAAAATTCTTTTGTATTAAAAGAGAACATTAAAAAGAAATGTCTTACACTATCATAAACTTGCAGGGGGCCCTTGGAATGGAGTTACATGAGGAATGTTTAAATGTGCCAAAGTATCTTGCGATATAAAGAACCAGTATCGCGTCAGATACAAGTATTCTCCATTAGTATCTGGTATGTGTATCACAAATCTTGCTTCAGTATTTACTATCTGTATCACATCCAATGCTTTCTGGTGCataaaaagaacagaaagaagcttTTTTCACCACATAGATTTATTGAATCGTACTTGAAGTAAATTAGAAAATGTGAAATCACTTTCATACATAACCTATTTTACATGTGCACAACAACTGGACCGATGCAAACAGGCAATGCATACAGCAAACCACAGTGCACAAGGTAGCCAAAGCTTTTGCTTGCAAACCATGCTCATGTTGAGCCATCACCGACAGGAGTGTCTTAACTGCCTACAAGCGTAGTGCGAGTCAGAAAGATGTCCTGATGCAAGTGCTACTGCAGCATGCTGCATTGAAGGAATGCTTCACTATCTAAGCATGCCTACAGCATGTGCACTGTGGTTTGTACTATGCACTGTAGTTAAACTTTGCGTGATGCAATGTGCAACTGTACCGTACTCGCATTGGGTCGGCTGTAGAGAAAGATGGAGCCCATGACAAGCGCTGCGCCAGCCACAAACTGCCAGCTGAGGTGGAATTCAAAGGCATACACTGACACCACACATGAAAGCACAATAGCAAGTGAAGTGGCAAAGCCCTTGAGGATGTTGTCAGCATACTTAACAACAACTGCAACCAGCAGCCCACCAAGGGCTTGCAGAAGAATGACGATCCAGATGAGCATGTTGTAGCCATAGAAGAATCCCTTCTCATGAACTTCTGCATAATCATTGGCAAGTGTCGTGAGCAaaccaaaggggacagcaaaggtGCTCAGTTGGACGTTGCGCATCCACACAGAAACATCACTGCCCTTAAGGATCTTCTCAAAGTAGACACCTGCAAATCCGGACAAGCAGCAAGCTGCCAGGATGGCCAGGAAACCAACTAGGGGCCGCTGCACATGGCCCTCCACAATTGCGGGATGCACACCCATCTGCGCCAGCTGAACGAGTGCCACGCCCACAAACAACACCAGAAGCGCCACCCACTGCACAGCTGCAAGTTTCTTGTTGAGCAGCGCCAGTGAGAAAAGGGCGGTTGTGAGGATCTTCAGTTGATAGGTCACCTGCAGAAGGAATCATTCCCACCGAGATTTTACTCACAGTCACTTTTAAGCGAACCACTGCAATTGTAATCCAAatggaaaaagaaggaaagagtcTGAAGTGTTACTCTGCAGTCTGCCTTCAGTACAATGCAGGCTACAAGAGCAAATAAATATGCAGTACATAGCAACTCAAAGCGACAAAGCATGAAAGCAACTTCAGTATTACTTTTCTCCCTGAAACAATGACGGCTATGATCTAACTTCCTAAAAATTAACTTCACTGCACACTGCTACAGGCACCCTGCAGCAAATGCATGGCACCTGATGACCCCGTGAACAATGCCACCAGGGCTGCAAATTTGTTCGTGGCATGTGAAATGGTTGACAAAGTGGAGGAGTGGGGCTGGGAACATGGCACAATCACAGTCTTTTGCCACAGTATTAACCCTTTATTGATGAGTGtcgcctacaggcaacataccgtGTTCCAGGTTGCACTGCTTTGTATTTACTGAATATGCACCAACAAGTCCTGCTACAAGTACTGCTaaataccagaaaaaaatttttgtctTCCCAAGATTTGGTATTAAGTacaaagtttctggctaaatgtcttcggccaacactgaatgacaagCAGCAACTGTCATTTGTTGGTatagagcaggaacacaggacaaggaagaagtttggcacgcgacttGCTTTGTATTGAAAGCACGGTCAGAACAGACAAACCGATGTAAGATCTctggctgcagtggtgtcacacacgtgatgtaaagaaattgaaatgtatgGTTCACACATGACGAGAACTGTCTGTATAATTCCAAATGAAGCCATAAGTAGCTTGGAGTGAAGCCCACATTGCTGAAAAAGTTTCTGCAAAATATTTCCTTTTCGTTAATTATGCTTATTCtcgatgtgttttgcacatttagatagagaaacatttttttttgtattgccacctgtaggtagtgggtcgaggacaagagtgggtcgagcccaagagaagaaagaagaccgcgcgcccccttctctgctcgagccagccccgacggtcgcgtcttccaagagccagctgctctacgggttattaaaccttcaagtctacttctagaggctcgtgacaaactggtggaggtgctgggtaagcgtcctcacggatgttgcggacccctccaaggatccgcgctacgaatccagtgcctgtcgacacactcatgcatcgggccagccgcaggatcaggggactgtccccagaagtcgtcgacgctacggttcccaccacatcaaccggtatgaccagcgcctcccttcaaaccgccccaaccggtacgggaagcacgatgtcgaaccgttacacacttgagagcccacggatcccaaagacgtttcatggcacagtgttcgaagacgtcgaagactggatggtcgaatacgagcgcgtggcctccgtgaatgAATGGAACGACACGTAAAAACTCAGACAcatctacttctacctggaggatggggtgcgtacgtggtttcagaaccgcgaggagcaactgacgtcttggcgcgagttttgtcatcagcttttggagacctacaccagtgctgatcgccacgaacgagcggaacgagcgattcaggcgtgcgtccagttgccaaacgaaactgtgaccaggtacgttgaagacatgacacgcctcttcagacgagcggatccaagaatgacggaggagaagttacgtcatctgatgcgcggggtcaaggagcaactcttcgctggcctcgtgcggagccctccgaagacggtcgtggagttcttgtccgaggccgtgacaatggaaaagatgcttctgcatcacTCGAGCCTGTATGAGCgccaagcgaacagcatgtctgctgctgacattttcacggccataggaagcaactgtgactgtctgcgagaactcatccgctctgtagtgcgtgaagagttgcaagaggccgccgtaacaccgcgccctacggtaagctccatagcgagcattatcaaggacgaactgcaccaggcgctccgtgacaccttgcctcttGATAACGCTGCGGTAGTACCTCCTGAATATACCCGTGCAACCTACGCGGAAGctctgaagcgccctgcttcctctctgccactgttcgttcgtgctcctcctacggtgtcagttcagtcggcgcaaCCGATACCGTACTACATCGCTGGGTGTacaccgccgcccgttgttcatgccgctccatttgcccatcattcggagcaagcagttcactacgtcgacgacagacgcccgccccctcggaagtcggatgtatggcgcacacccgatcatcggcctctgtgcttccactgcggtgaagctgaccacttgtaccgccagtgcccataccggcgccttgggatttgcggcttttccgcatactcacCGCCGCCCCGATATGGCCAGCGACCCTGGGACATtaaggactacctctctcagcagcgcttgccaccacctgccaggcggcagtcgcgatcgccgtctccgagacgattttcacctccgccccagcggtattctcccgagagGTCGACCAGTCCctgccgggaaaactaactgaggcgatctttgggggcaaGGTCGCTGACggacgaagcgctgaagacctccgacggacgcagttacggaaacataccgatccgacatcacctgcagctgaaggggacgaccggctttcgctcgatataccagcgACTATTGatggttatgccgttagtgctttagtagacaccggcgcagactacacgatactaagcggcaaaatagcaacgcagctgaagaaagtgatcacgccctggcataactcgcagattcggatggctggcggccacatcgttactccgctgggcgcctgcatgactagagttgagattcaaggatctacattcgtagcgagctgccttgtcttacgcgaatgctcccgcgacattatccttggggttgacttcctgcaggagtacggcgcaattaccgatctgcaagagcgtcgtatcactttctctgccgaacgagcaatcgatgTGCacgacggccaacggcgcgacgacgtactccgtgtttctgctgacagtgtaacgcttcctccacgagccattgtcctcgtcgacgtcacatgctgtggcttacgcgatggcgaagcgatggccgaaagtaacttggaacacctactaaagcaaggtgtttgtgtggctcgcagtgttatacagattcgtgctggtcattcgcaattgcttgttaccaactttagctacgagcaccgacacctgttccgcggcacttcgttagcgtttgcagatgcaatagcaaacgttaacaactgtttcatgtcagaagtagtggagacagcagacatgtctctgggccatctcgacatcaattctgaactgtccaccaatagccagacagcactgcgcaagctcttgcttgaattcaggacctgcttcgcacattcttccaaggtacgccagacttccatcactaaacacaggatcatcacccgtacgaagacgcacgcccgatacaccagcagccttaccgcgtgtcggcaaaagaacgcgaagcagtacatacgcaagtccgggagatgcttgacgatggcgtcatcgaaacTTCCAACAGCCtgtggtcatctccggtcgttcttgtcaaaaagaaagacggaacgctacgcctCTGTGTTGACTACTGCAAGctcaacgtgactaaaaaggacgtgtacccgctgccgcgtatcgacgactcgttagatagactatggcgtgcccactatttttcttctctcgatttaaaaagcgggtacagacaaatcgaggtagacgaatgcgaccgcgagaaaacagcctttgtgactccagatgggctctatgaatttcgagtgcttccttttggcttgtgttcagctccggctactttccagcgaattatggacactgtccttactgaactgaagtggcaggcctgtcttgtgtacctggataatgtggtcatcttctctgaaacgttcgagcagcatcttcaccgcctacgcagtgtgctagaagccatccgatcggcagacctcacacttaagcccgaaaagtgccactttggttacgaagagctcaagttcctcggtcatgtagtaagcgccaaaggggtccaacccgatccagacaagcttgacgctgtggccgcgtttccagctcctgccgataagaaggccatccggcgcttcctgggtttgtgcgcctactatcgccggtttattaaaggcttttcgaagatagcggaacccctgacacgccttatgagagacgatacgccatttgtgtcgcataatgagcaacaggcggctttagctgaattacgacagcgccttcagtcagcacccgttcttgcatattttgacgatgatgctgatactgaggtgcataccgacaccagtagcattggccttggcgcagtgctcgtccagcttcaagatggagtggaaagagttatagcgtatgccagccgctccctgtcccgtgccaaGGCGAATTAtttgactacggagaaagagtgcctcgcggtcgtgtgagcgatcatcaagtttcgcccctatctctatggtcgtcccttcaatgtagtgacggaccaccatgccctctgttggttggcaagcatgcgcgacccttcaggacgactggcacggtggaccttgcggctacaggaatttgacatcaccatcgtttatacgtctggccgtaagcatgaagacgctgacacgctgtcccgcgcacccattgatcctgccagtcaggaaacagaggatgatgacggcttcctgggcgccattagttcttCAGAcctgagcagacggcagcgtgacgacgcagagattcgaccgatcatcgatcatttagagggtcgcgacacagccataccacgccatctgtcccgctcacTGAcatccttctgtctgcgagataacgtgctgtataagaagaatgctcgttcgaccagccgtgcttacctcctggtggttccaagggacatgcgcgacgacatcctctttgcTTGCCATGACGAGAAccaacatctggtcatttaggcttttcacgaacactcgctagagtaagcgaaatgtactattggcccgggctttcggcaagcgtcaaacagtacgttaaaagctgccgtgaatgccagcgccgcaagacaccatccgttaaaccggctggcttacttcagccaactgaagcacctcacacgcctttcgaccaagtcggcatggacattctcggaccgtttcctctttctgccgacggcaacaaatgggtgatcgtcgcaactgattatttaacacgctatgctgagacgcaggcgatcccacgagccacggcc harbors:
- the LOC119460510 gene encoding UDP-galactose translocator-like, with amino-acid sequence MTGIRKDEVLLVGSSAAVAEQIKTGTQQALKYASLVTLTVQNAALNLTMRMARTQKDLFIASTAVIMAEVIKLATCLIMVRVDEGSFQKWRSSIHRIVVLQPMDTLKVAVPSLVYNIQNNLLYVGATHLDAATCQVTYQLKILTTALFSLALLNKKLAAVQWVALLVLFVGVALVQLAQMGVHPAIVEGHVQRPLVGFLAILAACCLSGFAGVYFEKILKGSDVSVWMRNVQLSTFAVPFGLLTTLANDYAEVHEKGFFYGYNMLIWIVILLQALGGLLVAVVVKYADNILKGFATSLAIVLSCVVSVYAFEFHLSWQFVAGAALVMGSIFLYSRPNASTVQLHIASRKV